Proteins from a genomic interval of Schistocerca piceifrons isolate TAMUIC-IGC-003096 chromosome 3, iqSchPice1.1, whole genome shotgun sequence:
- the LOC124788013 gene encoding calcium uptake protein 3, mitochondrial-like, which yields MSSLVRLGSRLHRIPKRLLGTAAAKSYNSAKRRGVVAVTAACAIGTAAAVYAASRTGKLEAANETRQPKEEQKGPVSGKLAYREQRFIKFASVEFDGQVYMTPQDFLESVLDQEPRPRLKRRQLSVADVVAFRESTPPLHAGSPAMFRTVRDRGLISYTEYLFLLSVLIKPRSGFVIAFNMFDTDGNRRVDKSEFHIIEDIFIQTWRGKKHQFWRVNNNNNNFRRRQASHEAHGQDDSSSGHAVDTFLTVHFFGKSGREVLRYEDFEKFMENLQKEIVELEFHEFSKGADRISEMDFAKILLRYTYLDSAECKAYLDRLLLRIKVEKGIGFDEFWAFCQFLNNIDDFTVAVNMFNVVGRPVAEQEFFRAVKICGGAGVSRHLVHTVFQIFDVDGDGRLSQREFVAIMKDRLRRRFKAQPTREKWESFKACIKNEMKSMV from the coding sequence ATGTCGTCACTGGTGCGTTTGGGGTCGAGACTGCACAGGATCCCAAAACGACTGTTGGGCACAGCTGCAGCCAAGAGCTACAATTCCGCTAAGCGTAGGGGTGTCGTGGCGGTCACTGCAGCGTGCGCCATCGGCACCGCTGCGGCTGTGTACGCAGCGAGCCGCACGGGAAAGCTGGAGGCTGCCAACGAGACGAGGCAGCCGAAGGAAGAGCAGAAGGGGCCGGTCAGCGGGAAGCTCGCCTACCGCGAACAGCGGTTCATAAAGTTCGCGTCCGTCGAGTTCGACGGGCAGGTCTACATGACGCCTCAGGACTTCCTAGAGTCGGTGTTGGACCAGGAACCGCGGCCCCGACTCAAGAGGCGACAACTGAGCGTGGCGGACGTGGTCGCCTTCCGCGAGTCCACCCCTCCGCTGCACGCGGGGTCGCCAGCCATGTTCCGCACCGTACGCGACCGGGGACTCATCTCGTACACGGAGTACCTCTTTCTGCTGTCGGTGCTCATCAAGCCCCGCAGTGGCTTCGTCATCGCCTTCAACATGTTCGACACGGACGGTAACCGGCGTGTCGACAAGTCCGAGTTCCACATCATCGAGGACATCTTCATCCAGACGTGGAGGGGCAAGAAGCACCAGTTCTGGagggtcaacaacaacaacaacaacttccgcCGACGACAGGCATCGCACGAGGCTCACGGGCAGGACGATAGCAGCAGCGGGCACGCCGTAGATACCTTCCTCACCGTCCACTTCTTCGGCAAGTCCGGCAGAGAGGTGCTGCGCTACGAGGACTTCGAGAAGTTCATGGAGAACCTGCAGAAGGAGATCGTCGAGCTGGAGTTCCACGAGTTCTCCAAGGGCGCCGACCGCATCTCCGAGATGGACTTCGCCAAGATCTTGCTGCGGTACACCTACCTCGACTCCGCGGAGTGCAAGGCGTACCTCGACCGCCTGCTGCTCAGGATCAAGGTGGAGAAGGGGATCGGCTTCGACGAGTTCTGGGCCTTCTGCCAGTTCCTCAACAACATCGACGACTTCACGGTGGCGGTGAACATGTTCAACGTGGTGGGCCGGCCCGTCGCCGAGCAGGAGTTCTTCCGCGCCGTCAAGATCTGCGGCGGCGCGGGTGTCAGCCGGCACCTCGTCCACACCGTCTTCCAGATTTTCGACGTGGACGGTGACGGCCGGCTGAGCCAGCGCGAGTTCGTCGCCATCATGAAGGACCGCCTGCGCAGGAGGTTCAAGGCGCAGCCCACCCGCGAGAAGTGGGAAAGCTTCAAGGCGTGCATCAAGAACGAGATGAAGTCGATGGTTTGA